The DNA segment GTAGATCAAAGTTAGCGGCATACTCCATGGCTCGTCGCATCATCTGGCTATTTATAACCGGACGGCCGTCATCGGTGAAGGCCACAGCACCAGATCTCTTCATCTCGGCAAATTCGGCAAGATTTTCTCCGTGGCTGCCTTTACTGATTGCTCCAACAGGATAGACGCGCGCTGAGGCCCCTTGAGCCCGGGAGACGACCAGGCTGATGCTGCTTTCTGTGTCAAGCACCGGGCGGGTATTTGGCATGCAGGCGACTGCGGTAAAGCCCCCAGCAGTCGCGGCAGTGGTTCCTGTTGTGATCGTCTCCTTATACTCCTCTCCCGGTTCTCTGAGATGGACGTGGATATCGATAAGACCAGGAACTATCCATTTGCCGGTGAGGTCGAGGTGTTCTGTTCCTTTAGGAAGTGGATCTCCAGGAGTGATTGTTCGGCATAGTCCATCAGCGATGAGGAGCGTGCCAATCTGGTCAACACCGTTTACTGGGTCGATAATTCGGCCATTTTCAAGAACAAGTGGCGGGAAAGAACTCATTAATCACCTCCCAAGACAAGATAGAGGAGCGCCATGCGAATGGCGACTCCATTTTCAACTTGGTCAAGAATTACCGATTGTGAACCGTCAGCCACGTCCGGGGTCATTTCAACTCCACGGTTAATCGGTCCGGGATGCATGATCAATGCGTCGGGTTTGGCCAAGGCGGCGATGGTACGGTTGATGCCGAAAACGCAGGCGTACTCACGAAGAGAGGGGATCAGTGGGTCATGTTGCCGTTCTTTCTGGATACGCAAGGCCATGATCACATCGGCATCGACAACAGCATCGGCCACATGAAGGTGGCGGGTTGCTCCCATGGCCTCCAGGCCAGGGGGTAACATGGTGTTTGGTCCACAAACGTGGACTTGTGCGCCCATCCTGGTGAACCCTAAGATATTGGAATGGGCGACTCGACTATGGGTAATGTCGCCGATAATGGCGATTTTGAGGCCATCAAGGTGGCCTTTTTTTTCTTTGACAGTCATCATATCAAGAAGGGCTTGGCTTGGGTGCTGATGGGTACCGTCTCCGGCATTAATGATTGAGGCCTGAATATGTCGCTTGAGGAGTTCGGGAACGCCGGAGGAGGAGTGGCGGATAATGATGGCGTCAGGCTGCATCGCCTCAAGATTCCTAGCGGTATCAATCAGGGTCTCGCCCTTAGTAGCGGAGCTGGTGGAGGCGGAAATGTTAAAGGTATCGGCACTCATTCGCTTGGCAGCGACTTCGAAGGAGAGTCGAGTCCTGGTGCTTGGTTCAAAAAAAAGATTGATGATCGTCTTTCCGCGCAGAGTCGGAACTTTTTTGATAGACCGTGTGGAAATTTCTTTAAGTGATTCAGCTGTTTGTAGAATATAATGTAAATCTTCCGCTGAAAAATCATCAATGCTGATGATGTGTTTGTGGCTGAAGCGGTATTCGACATTCATCAGTGACCTCGTGTCAATGGATGAGGTTGAACAACCGGGAAAAACGGATGGGGAGATTGCTGATCTCAAAAGTCCATTCGCTGTTCCACGACCAGTAGAGAATAAATGCTTTGCCTTTCACTTCGGAAAGTTTGACGAATTTCCAGAATCGGCTGTCGTAGCTGTTGTCCCGGTTGTCTCCCATGACGAAGAGAGATCCTTGGGGCACGGTGATCGGTCCAAAGTTATCCCGGGGCTGCATTTCTGCAGGGAAAATATTTGGGTCTCGGTAGACTGCTCGGTCGACGATAAAAGGATCACCATTGACCAATAATTTTTTGTCTTTCATCTCGACGGTGTCGCCTTCGACGCCAATTACCCGTTTAATAAAATCTTGATCTGGGTTAACCGGGTACTTGAAGACGATGATGTCGCGGTGTTCTGGTTTAGAGATCGAGACCCAGGTTTCACCGGTGAATGGATTTTTAATGCCGTAGATAAATTTATTCACCAGAAGATGATCGCCAATGAGCAGGGTCGGCTCCATGGAGCCGGACGGGATTTTAAAAGCCTGGACAATGAAGGTGCGAATGAACAGGGCCAGCACCAAGGCGATCAGTATCGCCTCAATATATTCTCTGACCAGAGATTTTTTATTGCTAGTATCTATCAAAGGAAGACTCCATAAGCTGTGTGGTGGATGGGTGACGGGCAGCAGGGTGAGTGAGAAGCAAGCAAGGCAGTGAAAAAAGTCATTTCATCAAGGCTTCTGCTCCCGCCAATTTTTATCCCAAATTGGCGGAAAACACAAGAAGGTTTGAAAAAACGGAAAAATTAACGAAAGATTATGAAATCCAATATGTTGTGGTTGTGTGTTGCTCGACTATACTATATATGTGTCTTTCCTTTCTTGTGGAAGGTTTTTGCGAGAAAATAATTGCAATTTCAGGAAGATCACTTGTGAGATATGCTTGACAAACTTTTTGTTTTGTGGATTTTAATTTAATAGAGATACTATTTTCTTCCTGTTAAGTGCAGGATTTACAGGCTTTGGAGCAGTGTAATTCATTGTTGCAAAGCTTTTACGATTTATATCGAATTGCTGATATTTGGATCAGATGCGAAAAATTCAGTTCCCACATCTCGAATTTTCCCTGCCGTGGAGTAAGCGACAGAACTTAGCTGTCGGTCTTGATATTGGGTCGTATGCAATCAAGATCTGTGAGTTTGTCGAGACAGGAAAAAATTGTCGGCGCTTGGTCAAACTTGGTAGTGCTCTGTTGCCGGAAGGCGCAGTGTCCGATGGTATTCTTAACGACCCTGATGCCGTTGGTCAGGTAATTTCCGCGTTGATGGGTAATTTGCAGATCAAGAATAAGAAGGTCGCTATTTCCATGTCCGGTTATTCGGTTATTGTAAAAAAAATCAATTTGGCGGTGATGTCTGAGGATGATTTAGCCAACCATATCCATACCGAGGCAGAGCAGTATATCCCCTTTGATATTGATGATGTCTATCTCGATTTTCAGGATCTGAAGACCAATACCGATCATTCCGATCGCACAGATGTCATGCTGGTTGCCGCCAAGAAAGAGGTGGTGAATGCCTATCTCGGTATGCTTAAGGGGATCGGTCTGCAACCAGTGGTGGTGGATGTCGATGCCTTTGCCTTGGA comes from the Desulfobulbaceae bacterium genome and includes:
- the lepB gene encoding signal peptidase I, whose translation is MDTSNKKSLVREYIEAILIALVLALFIRTFIVQAFKIPSGSMEPTLLIGDHLLVNKFIYGIKNPFTGETWVSISKPEHRDIIVFKYPVNPDQDFIKRVIGVEGDTVEMKDKKLLVNGDPFIVDRAVYRDPNIFPAEMQPRDNFGPITVPQGSLFVMGDNRDNSYDSRFWKFVKLSEVKGKAFILYWSWNSEWTFEISNLPIRFSRLFNLIH
- a CDS encoding aspartate carbamoyltransferase catalytic subunit, producing the protein MNVEYRFSHKHIISIDDFSAEDLHYILQTAESLKEISTRSIKKVPTLRGKTIINLFFEPSTRTRLSFEVAAKRMSADTFNISASTSSATKGETLIDTARNLEAMQPDAIIIRHSSSGVPELLKRHIQASIINAGDGTHQHPSQALLDMMTVKEKKGHLDGLKIAIIGDITHSRVAHSNILGFTRMGAQVHVCGPNTMLPPGLEAMGATRHLHVADAVVDADVIMALRIQKERQHDPLIPSLREYACVFGINRTIAALAKPDALIMHPGPINRGVEMTPDVADGSQSVILDQVENGVAIRMALLYLVLGGD
- the pilM gene encoding type IV pilus assembly protein PilM → MRKIQFPHLEFSLPWSKRQNLAVGLDIGSYAIKICEFVETGKNCRRLVKLGSALLPEGAVSDGILNDPDAVGQVISALMGNLQIKNKKVAISMSGYSVIVKKINLAVMSEDDLANHIHTEAEQYIPFDIDDVYLDFQDLKTNTDHSDRTDVMLVAAKKEVVNAYLGMLKGIGLQPVVVDVDAFALENSFAEVCGADENVALVDIGASKMSINILAHGTSILARDVVMGSWQITEQIQSQCGLEFDEAEAVKTGQRDPGDQKGCIEEIFVKNCTQWILEIKKALDFYLAGHSEEGIDRLVLSGGGARIKGFDQFLSEETGIKAEIFDPFVTVTVNADEIDSAYLKHMAPEMAIAAGLAIRTADL
- a CDS encoding amidohydrolase family protein encodes the protein MSSFPPLVLENGRIIDPVNGVDQIGTLLIADGLCRTITPGDPLPKGTEHLDLTGKWIVPGLIDIHVHLREPGEEYKETITTGTTAATAGGFTAVACMPNTRPVLDTESSISLVVSRAQGASARVYPVGAISKGSHGENLAEFAEMKRSGAVAFTDDGRPVINSQMMRRAMEYAANFDL